A genomic region of Acidobacteriota bacterium contains the following coding sequences:
- a CDS encoding methyltransferase domain-containing protein has translation MEWDPGRYLHFAEPRTRVVRDVVARLQRHLAPGSVRHAVDLGCGPGNSTAVLAETFPEAELSGLDESETMLQAARAAHPGLRFEIGEITAWADGPAGTHDLVFSNSALQWADDHAVLLPKLLRRVAPGGVLAFQVPAGVDTPACAIPRTLAASALWREWFGDNRIRPWHSESLAVYHDVLAPHAAALDLWDTDYVQIVSGPEAILDWYRGSGLRVYLQALPDDASRTRFEQAYLAALRAAYPPRANGSVLFPFLRRFVIARGK, from the coding sequence GTGGAGTGGGATCCCGGTAGATACCTGCATTTCGCTGAGCCACGCACACGCGTGGTCCGCGACGTGGTGGCGCGGCTGCAGCGACATCTTGCGCCTGGGAGTGTTCGGCATGCCGTCGATCTAGGCTGCGGCCCGGGCAATAGTACTGCGGTGCTCGCCGAGACCTTTCCTGAAGCCGAGCTGAGCGGCCTCGACGAGTCGGAAACCATGCTGCAGGCCGCGCGCGCCGCGCACCCCGGCCTGCGCTTCGAGATCGGCGAGATCACCGCTTGGGCCGACGGACCCGCCGGCACGCACGACCTGGTCTTTTCCAATTCGGCGCTGCAATGGGCCGATGATCACGCCGTGCTGCTTCCCAAACTACTCCGGCGCGTTGCCCCCGGCGGCGTCCTGGCTTTTCAAGTCCCCGCCGGTGTGGACACTCCCGCTTGCGCTATCCCACGCACGCTCGCCGCCTCAGCCCTCTGGCGCGAGTGGTTCGGTGATAACCGCATCCGCCCCTGGCATTCCGAAAGTCTTGCGGTCTATCACGACGTGCTCGCGCCCCACGCCGCCGCGCTCGACCTCTGGGACACCGATTACGTCCAGATCGTCTCTGGCCCCGAGGCTATCCTCGACTGGTATCGCGGCAGCGGTCTGCGCGTCTATCTCCAGGCCCTGCCCGACGACGCCTCCCGCACCCGCTTCGAGCAAGCCTACCTCGCCGCCCTCCGCGCCGCCTACCCGCCCCGCGCCAACGGCTCGGTCCTCTTTCCCTTCCTCCGCCGCTTCGTCATCGCCCGAGGCAAGTGA
- a CDS encoding exo-alpha-sialidase: MSSLRLLIGTRKGAFILTADAKRKNWRVDGPHFPGWPVYHLKGSADDPNRIYASQVSDWFGQIIQRSDDGGKSWLQPGTPPGEQAKAPNGMPKGESNKFVYDTSEATGKPLTTHQWYDGTQHPWEFKRVWHLEPAPGNPDQVYAGIEDAALFQSRDGGRTWQELAGLRGHGTGPRWMPGAGGMCLHTIIADPADPRRIYVAISAAGAFRSLDGGASWTPINRGLRSNFLPDPTAEIGHCVHHVTMHPARPQTLYMQKHWDVMRTDDGGDNWREVSGNLPTDFGFVIDVHAHEPETIYVVPIKSDSEHFPLEGKLRVYRSRTGGNEWQELSRGLPERDCYVNVLRDAMSVDKLDPCGVYFGTTGGQVYGSADGGESWQAIVHDLPAVLSVEAQVIP; encoded by the coding sequence ATGAGCTCGCTGCGGTTGCTGATTGGGACGCGTAAAGGCGCGTTCATTTTAACGGCGGATGCGAAGCGGAAGAACTGGCGAGTGGACGGGCCGCACTTTCCGGGCTGGCCGGTGTATCACCTCAAAGGCTCCGCCGATGATCCCAACCGGATCTATGCCTCCCAGGTAAGTGACTGGTTTGGCCAGATCATCCAGCGCTCCGACGATGGCGGCAAGAGTTGGTTGCAGCCGGGCACGCCGCCGGGTGAGCAGGCCAAGGCGCCGAACGGCATGCCGAAGGGCGAGAGCAACAAATTCGTCTACGACACCTCGGAGGCGACGGGCAAGCCGCTGACCACGCACCAGTGGTACGACGGCACGCAGCATCCCTGGGAGTTCAAACGGGTGTGGCATCTGGAGCCGGCGCCGGGCAACCCGGACCAGGTCTATGCCGGCATCGAAGATGCGGCGCTGTTTCAGTCACGCGACGGCGGCAGGACGTGGCAGGAGTTGGCGGGCCTGCGCGGCCACGGCACCGGGCCGCGCTGGATGCCGGGCGCGGGGGGCATGTGCCTGCACACCATCATTGCTGATCCTGCCGATCCGCGGCGCATTTATGTTGCCATTTCCGCCGCAGGCGCCTTCCGCTCGCTGGATGGCGGTGCGAGCTGGACGCCGATCAACCGCGGGTTACGCTCCAACTTCTTACCGGATCCCACCGCGGAGATCGGGCATTGCGTCCATCACGTGACCATGCATCCGGCACGGCCGCAGACGCTCTACATGCAGAAACACTGGGACGTGATGCGCACCGACGACGGCGGCGACAACTGGCGTGAGGTGAGCGGCAATCTGCCCACTGATTTTGGCTTCGTCATCGACGTGCATGCGCACGAACCGGAAACGATCTACGTCGTACCCATCAAGAGCGACAGCGAGCACTTTCCGCTTGAGGGCAAACTGCGCGTGTATCGCAGCCGCACGGGCGGCAACGAGTGGCAGGAGCTAAGCCGCGGATTGCCCGAGCGCGATTGCTATGTCAATGTGCTGCGCGACGCCATGTCGGTCGACAAGCTGGATCCTTGCGGCGTGTACTTCGGCACGACCGGCGGGCAGGTGTACGGCTCGGCGGATGGCGGCGAGAGCTGGCAGGCGATTGTGCACGACCTGCCCGCAGTGTTGTCGGTCGAAGCACAGGTGATTCCGTAG